In Macrobrachium rosenbergii isolate ZJJX-2024 chromosome 19, ASM4041242v1, whole genome shotgun sequence, the following are encoded in one genomic region:
- the LOC136848383 gene encoding uncharacterized protein, which yields MLAQVRTYLGMMIQTRLSRAFQTEELILAILSQLEAFLSNRAQPVSLWKSLLCCMPSLSLLVPGSRLRMCSLQVCLRNCWDFGEENVFIVWDDSCLKDLQSWSEEHHLTIGVRLDSPLPDFHLYTDASDRGWGPTLEESQAQGLWRDLDQEESINFGELRAVEEALSCFSDQVNNNTVALFCDNVMAVSYLKKGGNKIASNKRRCTKGSSLVREPQSFSHPAILLKRWPATVDLFATRFNFRLPVYFSPLVGPMSCRMDAMLHSWDNMQVYAFPPFGLIQEVLSKLRNSINTQMTLICPFWPQRPWFPDFLDRLTEVPVFLPERKNLKQPHFHYFHRNLRMLKLAAWILSSKQPDIQDSLRQLLDNCLSV from the coding sequence ATGCTAGCACAAGTAAGGACTTATTTAGGGATGATGATTCAGACTCGTCTTTCAAGGGCTTTTCAGACAGAAGAGCTGATCCTGGCAATTCTAAGTCAACTGGAGGCATTCCTGTCAAACAGAGCTCAACCAGTGAGCCTGTGGAAAAGCTTGCTGTGTTGTATGCCCTCCCTCTCGCTTCttgttccagggtctcgtctccggatgtgttctctgcaggtgtgtctcaggaattgctgggacttTGGGGAAGAGAACGTGTTcatagtctgggacgattcttgcctgaaggatcttcagagctggtcagaagaacatcatctgaccatTGGCGTAAGATTGGACTCCCCTCTGCCAGAttttcatctgtacacagatgcctcagatcggGGTTGGGGGCCGaccctggaggaatctcaggCCCAAGGCCTTTGGAGGGATCTGGATCAAGAGGAGTCCATAAATTTCGGAGAGTTAAGAGCAGTAGAGGAGGCTCTAAGTTGCTTCTCCGATCAAGTGAACAACAATACAGTAGCACTGTTTTGCGACAATGTTATGGCGGTGTCATATCTCAAGAAAGGGGGGAACAAAATTGCAAGCAATAAACGGCGTTGCACAAAGGGTTCTTCGTTGGTGCGAGAACCACAGAGTTTCTCTCATCCCGCAATTCTGTTGAAGAGATGGCCAGCAACAGTGGACCTCTTCGCCACCAGGTTCAATTTCCGTCTTCCAGTCTACTTTTCCCCATTAGTGGGCCCCATGTCCTGCCGGATGGATGCAATGCTACACTCCTGGGACAACATGCAAGTGTATGCATTCCCTCCTTTTGGGTTGATCCAGGAAGTTCTGAGCAAACTCAGAAACAGCATCAACACCCAGATGACTTTGATATGCCCCTTCTGGCCCCAAAGACCTTGGTTTCCGGACTTTCTGGATAGATTGACGGAAGTCCCAGTATTCCTTCCAGAGAGGAAAAATCTCAAACAGCCGCATTTCCATTACTTCCATCGGAACCTCCGcatgctgaagctagctgcgtggaTACTGTCCAGCAAGCAGCCCGACATTCAGGACTCTCTAAGGCAGTTGCTCgacaactgtctttctgtctga